The window TCCCCGTCGGCGATGGCGCCCACTCCGGCCTGCGCCGAGTCCCGGACAGTTCGACCCGCTGAACGAGTCAGGCGACAGCGAGCGTCTTGCGCAGGCGGTTGAGCGCCCGGTGTTGCGCGACGCGGATGGCTTCGGCGGTGGTGCCCATCGTGTCGGCGGTCTCCTGGGCGGACATGCCCAGCACGATCCGCATGATCAGGATGTCGCGCTGGCGCTGGGTGAGGGTGCGCAGCAGCGCGCCGGTGTGCTCGGCCAGCTCGTGGCGCAGGGTGATCTGCTCCGGCCCGTCGTCGAGGCTCATCACGTCCGGGTTCTCCGCGGTGGGGTCGGACTTGTCCCGGGTGTTGGCCCGGTGCACGTCGGCGATCTTGTGCGCGGCGATGCCGTAGACGAAGGACAGGAACGGCCTGCCCAGCTGCTGGTAGCTCGGGAGGGCGCGGAAAACGGCGACACAGACCTCCTGGGCCACGTCGTCCGGGCTGCTGAACGAGCGCGGCATCCGCCCGAGCTTCACCCGGCAGTACCGGACGATGAGCGGCCGCAGGAACAGCAGCAGCGCGTCGGTGGCACCCCCGTCGCCCGCGATGGCGGCCGCGACGGCTTCTTCCACGTTGTAGCGGTCGACCGGCCCCACGAAGCGCGGCCGGGGTCTCACGGTTCGAAGCGAT is drawn from Actinokineospora alba and contains these coding sequences:
- the shbA gene encoding RNA polymerase sigma factor ShbA, with protein sequence MLCTVELDDELAELEASLRTVRPRPRFVGPVDRYNVEEAVAAAIAGDGGATDALLLFLRPLIVRYCRVKLGRMPRSFSSPDDVAQEVCVAVFRALPSYQQLGRPFLSFVYGIAAHKIADVHRANTRDKSDPTAENPDVMSLDDGPEQITLRHELAEHTGALLRTLTQRQRDILIMRIVLGMSAQETADTMGTTAEAIRVAQHRALNRLRKTLAVA